A section of the Hevea brasiliensis isolate MT/VB/25A 57/8 chromosome 17, ASM3005281v1, whole genome shotgun sequence genome encodes:
- the LOC110662466 gene encoding protein PXR1, with translation MGETAESQKNEDKVEKKEDKHEKKEKHEDGDEKKEEGEEKSRDKKKQKDKDNKDKEDKEDGGKEKKKKNPEDKKDPAKLRAKLEKLDTKIQALNQKKEEIVKLLREVENNAAAKPSE, from the coding sequence atgggagagacagcagaatcgCAGAAAAATGAAGATAAAGTTGAAAAGAAGGAAGACAAACATGAGAAGAAAGAGAAACACGAGGATGGCGATGAAAAGAAAGAGGAAGGAGAAGAGAAATCTAGAGACAAGAAGAAGCAGAAAGATAAGGACAATAAAGATAAGGAGGACAAAGAAGACGgtggaaaagagaagaagaaaaagaatcctGAAGATAAGAAGGATCCTGCAAAACTAAGGGCTAAGCTTGAAAAGCTTGACACCAAGATTCAAGCACTCAatcaaaagaaagaagaaattgtcAAACTCCTCCGAGAAGTTGAAAATAATGCTGCTGCCAAACCAAGTGAATGA
- the LOC110662502 gene encoding protein QUIRKY: MTTLSQPPRTVRKLLVEVVNARDLLPKDGQGSSSPYVIADFDGQRKRTSTKYRDLNPEWNETLEFIVSDPDNMDFEELEIEVFNDKKYGNGSGRKNHFLGRVKLYGSQFVKRGEEGLVYFPLEKKSVFSWIRGELGLKICYYDELVVEDQQPPPPSDKDAPPPQEQPKSPAVVVVEEGRPLDGPAHPEISHSHRFPDGSHLPPVVVIEESPPPVVHVHSEPPAPEPAMPPSEGLYIPDMRKMQTTRVAAGGGERVRVSRRPDEEYSPKVISGKFTSETERVHPYDLVEPMQYLFIRIVKARGLSHNESPYVKIRISNHSLRTKPAIYRPGEPTDSPEWNQVFALGYNRLDLTSSTLEVSVWDSPEQYLGGICLGLSDVLVRDPPDSPLAPQWYHLESSPGQNSCRVSGDIQLSVWIGTQNDDAFPEACISDAPYVSHTRSKVYQSPKLWYLRVTVLEAQDLHIASNLPPLTAPEIRVKAHLGFQSVRSRRASMNNHSASFHWNEDMIFIAGEPLDDCLILVVEDRTNKEAISLGHIIIPLGSIEQRIDERHVAAKWFPLEGGASAGPNCVVGCYYGRIYLRLCLEGGYHVLDEAAHVCSDFRPTAKQLWKPAIGILELGILGARGLMPMKHNPYKGGKGSTDAYCVAKYGKKWVRTRTITDSFDPRWNEQYTWQVYDPCTVLTIGVFDNSRIFADPSGVEEKFDTRIGKLRIRVSTLESNKVYTNSYPLLVLQRTGLKKMGEIELAVRFACPNLLPDTCAVYGQPLLPRMHYLRPLGVAQQEALRGAATKMVASWLGRAEPPLGHEVVQYMLDADSHTWSMRKSKANWFRIVAVLAWAVGLAKWLHNIRRWKNPVTTVLVHVLYLVLVWYPDLIVPTGFLYVFLIGVWYYRFRPKIPAGMDIRLSQAETVDADELDEEFDTIPSSKPPEIIRARYDRLRILAARVQTVLGDIATQGERVQALVSWRDPRATKLFIAVCLAITIILYVVPPKMVAVALGFYYLRHPMFRDPMPPASLNFFRRLPSLSDRLM, from the coding sequence ATGACGACGCTGTCTCAACCTCCAAGAACCGTTCGCAAGTTGCTGGTCGAAGTTGTCAATGCTCGTGATCTTCTTCCCAAGGATGGCCAGGGGAGCTCCAGTCCTTATGTCATTGCTGACTTCGATGGCCAGAGGAAGCGAACCTCCACCAAGTATCGCGACCTCAATCCAGAATGGAATGAGACGCTTGAGTTTATTGTCTCTGACCCAGATAACATggactttgaggagttggaaatcGAGGTCTTTAATGATAAGAAGTATGGCAACGGCAGCGGCCGGAAAAACCACTTTTTGGGCAGGGTAAAGTTGTACGGTTCTCAGTTTGTCAAGAGAGGAGAAGAGGGGCTCGTTTATTTCCCTCTCGAAAAGAAGAGCGTTTTTAGCTGGATTAGAGGCGAGCTCGGGTTGAAGATATGTTACTATGATGAGTTGGTCGTTGAGGACCAACAGCCTCCGCCTCCTTCAGACAAGGATGCACCGCCACCACAGGAACAGCCCAAGTCTCCGGCGGTTGTTGTAGTGGAAGAAGGCAGACCTTTAGACGGGCCTGCACATCCTGAGATTTCTCATAGTCATCGTTTTCCCGATGGATCTCACTTGCCTCCTGTTGTCGTTATCGAGGAATCCCCACCTCCTGTGGTGCATGTTCACTCAGAGCCACCTGCTCCGGAACCAGCGATGCCACCTTCAGAGGGTCTTTACATTCCGGACATGAGGAAGATGCAGACTACTAGAGTTGCTGCTGGTGGTGGCGAGAGAGTGAGAGTATCAAGGCGGCCGGATGAAGAATACTCTCCAAAAGTTATTTCTGGAAAATTTACTAGTGAAACTGAGAGAGTCCATCCATACGATCTTGTTGAACCAATGCAGTATTTGTTCATCAGAATAGTCAAGGCACGTGGTCTGTCACACAACGAGAGTCCATACGTGAAGATCAGGATTTCGAATCATTCTTTAAGAACTAAACCCGCCATTTACAGACCCGGTGAGCCAACCGACTCGCCTGAGTGGAATCAGGTGTTTGCACTGGGTTACAACAGACTTGACTTGACCAGTTCGACTTTAGAAGTCTCGGTTTGGGACTCGCCGGAGCAGTACCTGGGTGGCATTTGCCTCGGACTCTCTGATGTTCTTGTGAGGGACCCACCTGACAGTCCATTGGCTCCTCAATGGTACCATCTCGAGAGCAGCCCCGGTCAGAATAGCTGTAGGGTCTCCGGTGACATCCAACTATCGGTCTGGATCGGAACGCAAAATGATGACGCTTTCCCAGAGGCATGTATATCTGATGCGCCATATGTCTCTCACACGCGCTCAAAGGTTTACCAGTCCCCCAAGCTCTGGTATTTAAGAGTCACAGTTCTTGAAGCACAAGATCTACACATTGCTTCGAATCTACCTCCATTAACGGCTCCAGAGATTCGAGTCAAGGCTCATCTAGGATTTCAATCTGTAAGAAGTAGGCGAGCATCCATGAATAATCACAGTGCATCGTTTCACTGGAACGAGGACATGATATTCATTGCCGGCGAGCCGCTGGACGATTGCCTTATCTTGGTAGTGGAAGACCGTACAAACAAGGAAGCAATATCTCTCGGGCACATAATCATTCCATTGGGCTCGATCGAGCAACGGATAGATGAGCGCCACGTGGCGGCCAAATGGTTCCCATTGGAGGGTGGAGCCAGTGCTGGACCAAATTGTGTAGTTGGGTGCTACTATGGGAGAATATATCTCCGTCTCTGTTTGGAGGGAGGGTATCATGTGCTGGATGAAGCGGCCCACGTATGCAGCGACTTTAGACCCACGGCTAAGCAGCTATGGAAGCCAGCTATAGGGATTTTGGAGTTGGGGATTCTAGGCGCTCGTGGCTTGATGCCAATGAAACACAATCCTTACAAAGGAGGCAAGGGATCCACTGATGCTTACTGTGTAGCTAAATACGGAAAAAAGTGGGTCCGTACAAGAACCATCACGGACAGTTTTGATCCACGCTGGAATGAGCAGTACACGTGGCAGGTTTATGACCCTTGCACTGTCTTGACCATTGGTGTCTTTGACAATAGTCGTATTTTTGCTGATCCCTCTGGCGTAGAAGAAAAGTTCGATACTCGTATAGGCAAACTACGGATACGAGTATCGACACTGGAGAGCAACAAGGTGTATACGAATTCCTATCCTCTGTTGGTTTTACAAAGAACGGGTTTGAAGAAAATGGGCGAGATAGAATTAGCGGTTCGTTTCGCCTGCCCGAATTTATTGCCAGATACTTGCGCCGTATACGGTCAACCATTGCTTCCTCGAATGCACTATCTCCGTCCACTTGGAGTGGCCCAGCAAGAGGCACTGCGTGGAGCTGCCACCAAAATGGTTGCTTCTTGGCTTGGACGCGCCGAACCGCCATTGGGCCATGAGGTGGTTCAGTACATGTTGGATGCGGATTCTCACACGTGGAGCATGAGAAAAAGCAAGGCAAATTGGTTTCGGATCGTAGCTGTTCTTGCGTGGGCCGTTGGGTTGGCAAAATGGTTACATAATATCCGGAGATGGAAAAACCCAGTTACGACAGTACTGGTGCATGTTTTGTATTTGGTGCTTGTTTGGTACCCGGATTTGATTGTTCCTACCGGGTTCTTGTATGTGTTTTTGATTGGTGTGTGGTATTATAGGTTCAGGCCCAAGATACCAGCGGGTATGGATATTCGGTTATCTCAAGCGGAGACAGTTGACGCGGATGAGCTGGATGAGGAATTTGATACAATTCCAAGCTCAAAACCACCAGAAATAATCAGGGCCAGATATGACCGATTGCGAATTTTGGCAGCCCGGGTCCAAACAGTCTTGGGCGATATCGCGACCCAAGGGGAGCGGGTTCAAGCTTTGGTGAGTTGGAGGGATCCACGGGCCACAAAGTTGTTTATAGCAGTGTGTTTGGCTATAACAATAATCCTTTACGTGGTGCCACCAAAAATGGTTGCAGTGGCCTTAGGATTTTACTATCTACGACACCCAATGTTCCGGGACCCTATGCCACCGGCCAGCCTGAATTTCTTCCGGCGGCTTCCAAGCTTATCGGATCGGTTAATGTAG
- the LOC110662471 gene encoding inactive protein RESTRICTED TEV MOVEMENT 2: MANITGKRTRSQDHVVEEFVPSAAWTEDSHSHYLLVDLPDFRKEEVKLQVDTRSGQITVSGERLANNNKYIYFEKKFKAPENSDIDKITGKFDGDILYVNLPKQVQRKEPKNERENNNIEGGVKKDSEQEKPSEARERSSEKMNEEEERKKKEESKKGSSVDEFGRETIEKWGADQSSDSVVEKAMGILMKNKSILLTAVLAFSLGILVSRKFDSTRD; encoded by the exons ATGGCTAATATTACTGGAAAGAGAACACGCTCCCAAGATCATGTAGTTGAAGAGTTCGTACCTTCTGCTGCTTGGACAGAGGACTCTCATAGCCATTATCTCCTTGTCGATCTTCCTG aTTTTAGGAAGGAGGAAGTGAAGCTTCAAGTTGATACTAGGTCAGGTCAGATAACAGTGAGTGGAGAAAGGCTAGCCAAcaacaacaaatatatatatttcgAGAAGAAATTTAAAGCACCGGAAAATTCAGATATCGACAAGATCACCGGAAAATTTGACGGAGATATTCTCTATGTAAATCTTCCAAAGCAAGTACAGAGGAAAGAACCAAAGAATGAGAGGGAAAATAATAATATTGAGGGTGGCGTTAAGAAAGATAGTGAGCAAGAAAAGCCTTCAGAAGCCCGTGAGAGGTCAAGCGAAAAaatgaatgaagaagaagagagaaaaaagaaGGAAGAGAGCAAGAAAGGTTCCAGCGTAGATGAATTTGGAAGAGAGACTATAGAAAAATGGGGAGCAGATCAGAGTTCGGATTCGGTAGTAGAGAAGGCAATGGGGATTCTCATGAAGAATAAGAGTATTTTGCTGACTGCAGTGCTTGCATTTTCTCTGGGGATTTTAGTATCTCGTAAATTTGATTCAACTCGAGATTGA